From the Oncorhynchus nerka isolate Pitt River linkage group LG20, Oner_Uvic_2.0, whole genome shotgun sequence genome, one window contains:
- the LOC115103133 gene encoding vasoactive intestinal polypeptide receptor 2-like: MRSLIVFILYLSTCLSAVSGRHPTCNFLLELEKDQEECLVKLREQESSNASKGAGCKAIWDNIACWGRAEVGETVSRECPRVLKTFFGRNGNISKNCTEDGWSEVFPQITRVCGAEEKHDKLVFFMVVKTLYTLGHSLSLIALTTGSAILCVFRKLHCTRNYIHLNLFFSFILRAVAVLVKDDILFSRSNQCSELPSLIGCKASLVIFHYFIMANFFWLLVEGLYLHMLLIVIFSENRHFIVYLLIGWGIPTVFVSAWAIARVYYEDTGCWEQNDNPIPMWVINVPIGISIMVNFLLFISIIRILVQKLRCPDVGGNDQSQYRRLAKSTLLLIPLFGIHYVVFVSLNESMVDYKIFFDLAIGSFQGLVVVILYCFLNSEVQGELKRKWQSICLNCHMARNYTQHNTSASRNGSENMAQFQRNCRAQSFLQTETTVL; this comes from the exons GTGAGTGGAAGACATCCAACATGTAACTTCCTTCTGGAGCTTGAGAAAGACCAGGAGGAATGTCTTGTGAAGCTGAGGGAACAAGAATCTTCAAATGCCTCCAAAG GAGCGGGATGCAAAGCTATCTGGGATAACATAGCATGTTGGGGCCGTGCAGAGGTTGGAGAGACCGTCTCTAGGGAATGTCCCAGAGTGCTCAAGACATTCTTTGGCAGAAATG GAAACATAAGTAAGAACTGTACAGAGGACGGATGGTCTGAAGTTTTTCCCCAAATAACCCGTGTGTGTGGGGCAGAGGAAAAGCATGATAAG CTGGTCTTCTTTATGGTGGTGAAGACTCTGTACACCCTGGGCCACAGTTTGTCTTTGATCGCCCTCACAACCGGGAGCGCCATCCTCTGTGTATTCAG AAAACTCCACTGCACGAGGAACTACATTCACCTCAACCTGTTCTTTTCCTTCATCCTGAGGGCGGTGGCGGTCCTTGTGAAGGACGACATCCTCTTCTCTCGCAGCAATCAGTGTTCTGAGCTGCCTTCACTG ATTGGATGCAAGGCGAGCCTGGTGATTTTTCACTACTTTATCATGGCCAACTTCTTCTGGTTGCTGGTTGAGGGCCTCTACCTCCATATGCTGCTGATTGTCATCTTCTCTGAAAATAGGCACTTCATCGTTTATCTTCTCATTGGCTGGG gAATCCCAACAGTGTTTGTTTCTGCATGGGCTATTGCAAGGGTTTATTATGAGGATACTGG CTGCTGGGAACAGAATGATAACCCAATCCCAATGTGGGTGATCAATGTGCCCATAGGAATCTCCATCATG GTGAACTTCCTCCTGTTCATCAGTATTATAAGAATCCTGGTTCAGAAACTGAGGTGTCCTGATGTGGGTGGCAACGACCAGTCACAATACAG gAGGTTGGCCAAATCCACTCTCCTGTTGATCCCTCTGTTTGGCATCCATTATGTTGTCTTTGTGTCTCTCAATGAATCCATGGTAGATTACAAAATCTTCTTTGACCTCGCTATCGGATCCTTTCAG GGCCTGGTGGTTGTCATCCTGTACTGTTTCTTAAACAGTGAG GTTCAAGGGGAACTGAAGAGAAAATGGCAGAGTATATGCCTCAACTGCCATATGGCCAGAAACTACACCCAGCACAACACCTCAGCCTCCAGAAACGGCTCAGAGAACATGGCTCAGTTCCAACGTAACTGTCGGGCCCAGTCCTTCCTGCAGACCGAGACTACTGTACTGTGA